The segment CGGAGCACTGCCTTGCTCCACCAGGTGCCGGCCCCGCCGCCCCGGCGTGCAGGGAGCCGTGGGTGGGTGGTCGCCGTTGTCTCGGGGGTGCTCATTCGGGCTCCCCGCGGCGTTGTCCGGCGGAGCGGAGCGGGGGAGGAGAACGTCGTGGGGTGATGATCATCGCCGCAGCTCCACGAGGTCGCGGAGCTCGGCGTCGGACAGCTCGGTGAGCGCCGTCTCGCCGCGCGACAGCACGGAGTCGGCCAGCGAGCGCTTGCGGGCGAGCAGCTCGGCGATCTTCTCCTCGATCGTCCCCTGGGTGATGAAGCGGTGGACCTGCACCGGCCGGGTCTGGCCGATCCGGTAGGCCCGGTCGGTCGCCTGGTCCTCGACGGCGGGGTTCCACCAGCGGTCGAGGTGGATCACGTGGTCGGCGCGGGTGAGGTTGAGCCCGGTGCCGCCGGCCTTGAGCGAGAGCAGGAAGACCGGGGTCTCGCCCGCCTGGAAGCGGGCGACCATCGCGTCGCGCTCGCGCACTGGGGTGCCGCCGTGCAGGAACTGGTGCGGGACCCCCGCGGCGGCGAGGTGGCGCTCGAGGAGCCGGGCCATGGCGACGTACTGGGTGAAGACGAGCACGGCGCCGTCCTCGGCCATGACCGTGCCGACGAGCTCGTCGAGCAGCTCGATCTTCTCCGAGCGGCCGCGGAGCTTGGGGTTGGGCTGGCGGAGGAAGTGGGCGGGGTGGTTGCAGATCTGCTTGAGGCCGGTGAGCAGCTTGAGCACCAGACCGCGGCGGGTCTCCTCGTCGGCCTCCTCGATGCGGCGCATCGACTCGCGCACGAGCGTCTCGTAGAGGACGACCTGCTCGCGGGTCAGGCCGAGCAGGTGGTCGGTCTCGGTCTTGGGCGGCAGCTCGGGAGCGACCCCGGGGTCGGACTTGCGGCGCCGCAGCAGGAACGGGCCGATGAGGTCGGCGAACTGCCGGGCCTTGGTGGGCTCGAGGCCCGACTCGATGGGGCCGGCCCACACCTTGCGGAAGGCGTTGCGACTCCCGAGCAGACCGGGGACGGCCCAGTCGAGGATCGACCAGAGCTCGGTGAGGTCGTTCTCCACCGGGGTGCCGGTCAGCGCGACGCGCGCGGTGCTCGGGATGGTGCGCAGCGCCCGGGCGGCGGCCGAGCGTGAGTTCTTGATGTGCTGCGCCTCGTCGGCGACGACCAGGTCCCACGAGACCTCGCCGAGGAGGGCGGCGTCGTTGCGCATCGTGCCGTAGGTCGTGAGCACGAAGCCGCCGGTGACGCCGTCGAGGTCACGCGCGCTGCCGTGGTGACGGCGTACGGCGACGCCCGGCGCGAAGCGACGGATCTCGGCCTCCCAGTTGCCGAGCAGCGAGGCCGGGCAGACGACCAGGGTGGGGCCGCCACCGCGGTGCAGGTGCAGCGCGATCAGCGTGATCGTCTTGCCGAGACCCATGTCGTCGGCCAGGCACGCGCCGAGGCCGAGGCCGGTGAGCTCGGCCAGCCAGGACAGCCCGCGGCGCTGGTAGTCGCGGAGCTCGGCCTGCAACGCGGCCGGGACCTCGACGAGCTCACCCGACGCGGCCTCGCGCACGCGGTCGCGCACCGTGAGGAGGCTCGCCCCGACGACCGCCTCGTAGGGGGAGTCCTCGATGTCGACGACACCGGTGAGCGTCGCTGCCAGCGCCTGGACCGGGGTGACGGTGCGGATCAGTCGCTTGCGGGCGCGCTTGATCACCGCGGAGTCGACCGCGACCCAGTTGTCGCGCAGCTTGATGATCGGGCTGGTGGTGCGGGCCAGCTCGTCCATCTCGTCGTCGCTCAGCTCCTCGCCGTGCAACGAGAGCTGCCACTCGAAGCCGAAGAGCGCCTGCGGCCCGAAGAGGCCGTCCTGCAGGGGCTCCTCGCGGGTGCCGGAGGGCGATCGTCGGCCCAGCTCGACCCGCTGGGTGACGTCGCGGTCGAGGTACTTCGGCCACATGACCGGATGGCCCGCCTCGGTCAGCGCCGCGGCGCCGCCGTCGAGGAGCGAGAGGATCTCGTCGGAGTCGAGGGTGATCTCGTCGGGGACCCGCAGGTCGAGCAGCCGGTCGAGGACCGGCCAGGCGTCGGCCGCGGAGCGCAGGGCGATGGCGGCGTGGGTGCGGGCCCGTTCGCCGAAGCCGTGGGCGGCCTCCGGTCCGGACTCGGCCCACAGCTCGGAGGCGTCGGCGAGGTGGGCGGGGTTGTCGACGGCGTGGACCTGCAGCACCAGGCGTACGTCGCCGACGACCAGCTCCTCCTCGTCGGCCTCGACGCGGAACGAGATGGACACCAGGTGCGGGCGGTCGTCGCGCCCCCGCGCGCGGATGCGGGCGATCCGCTGCTGCAGCTGGTCGCTGAACGCGTCGGGGCTGCGCGGCTCCGACGGCGGGGGGACGACGGGCGTCGGGCCGCGGTGGCGCGAACGCCCCGGGGTGGTGCGGGGCATGGTGTCGACCACCGCGTCGAGCAGGCCACGGACCATGCCCTCGGCGGTCGCCTCGTCGAAGCCGTCCCAGGCCCGGGAGGCCGCCAGCTCGGCGATGCGGCGCTCGTCTGCGGCGTCGAGGCCTGCGACCTGCCAGTGCCGCCCCTCGGGGTCGGGGGCGAAGCGGCCCGAGGCGACCAGCTGGAGGCCCATCAGCGCCGCCCCGGCGAGCAGCGCGACCGAGGGATGCACGTCGGTCTGGTCGCGGACCTTGCCGAGGACCGGCAGCGCGCCGCGGATCGGCATCACGATCGTGCGGCGCTCGTCGGTGAACTCGACCGAGCCCTCCCGGGGCGGCTCCCCCACCAGCAACCTGGCGGGCCCGGTGACCGGGACAAAGCTCATGCAGCCACCTTTCGCACAACGGGCAACAGGGACGGTAACGCGTGGCACCGACACGGAGTTCCCTCGTTCGGCCCACGAGGTCGCTGAACCCTTGTTAGCCTGCGCCGCGCTGCGACGCGTGTCGCACGGAACCACGGGGGATTCGTGAAGAAGCTGCTCTGCCATGCCCTGCTCCTGACGGCACTGGTCCTCTCGGGCCTCTCGGTCGCACCACCCGCGTCCGCCGCCCCGGGTCCGCGACCGGACGTCTTCACCGCAGCACGACAGAACGTCACGTCACCGACCACCGCCTCGGGCAACGTCCTCGCCAACGACGACGGCAGCGGCCTGGTGCTCGACGACGTACGCGTGACCCAGTCCGCCATCGCCAACACCTGCTTCCAGGTCCCGGTCCTGCTGGTGCCCGCACCGGAGGTGGTGTGGAACGCTGACGGCCAGGTCTCGGTGACCTTCGCCGACCAGTGGCCGAGCGGGCTCCCGTCCGCCTGCGTCGGACGCATCGTGCGCATCGACTACGTCGTCCGCGACGATGCCGGACAGCGAGCCACGGGCAGCGCGGTCCTCGTGGAGGACATGCCGTCGGGAGGCCACACCAATCCCGACCTCGTCGCCACGAAGGACTCCGTCCTCGTGCGAACCCGGGGCCAGGTCCGGGTCGAGGCGATGGCCAACGACCGCTACCCCGCCGGCACGCGGATCGTGGCGGCCGGCCAGGTGCCGGGCCAGACCCAGCTGACGGTCTCGATCGACGGAGCGGCCCTCCTCCTCGACAGCTCGCCGATGACCTCGACGGGGACCGCGAGCGCGGGCTACCTGCTGCGCACCCCGGCCGGCGAGCTCGCCTACGGCGGGGTGGAGCTGCGCTACGAGCCGCCCGCGCCGATGCTGTGGGACCCCAGCAGCATCCTGAACCTGTGCTCCATCTGCACCCAACCGATCCGATCCGAGGTGCGCAACCGCTTCCGGATGACGGGCATCCGTGTGGTGCCCGGCACGACGCGACAGGTTCCCCTGCCCGGGGAGAGCGGCGCCAAGCCGGCGCTCACGCAGGCCGATGCCTCGGTGTCGTGGAACGGCGACAACCTCGTCCAGCCGAGCGTCCGGGTGCCGCAGCCGGACCTGGTCAACGGACCCGTGTCCTGCCCCGACGGCGACGTGGAGCAGGTCGTGATGGTGGACGTGGACATCGAGTCCGTCGACGGCTCCTACGAGCCACGCACCTACCGGGTCCCCTACGACGTCATCAGCAACCACGAATGGGTCTGCCTGACCAGCCCTCCCCGGACGCGGCTGGCCCCCCTGACGAGCCCGGAGGCGTCCGGCCGCACCCTCGTCGGGCGCACCGTGCGGGTCAGGCCCGGGACCTGGTCGGTGGCCACCACCCCGTCGTACCAGTGGTTCGTCGGGAAGCCTCGCGTCCGCGGTGCCAAGGGCGCCGAGAGGTCGCTCCGGCTCACGCGGGCGATGCGGGGCCAGCGCGTGTCGGTAAAGGTCACGGTGAGGGCCCGTGGCTTCTCGCCCTACGTCGACACCTTCAAGCTCAAGGGTCGGGTCCGCTGATCCGGCATCGGCGACGGGCGGTCGCGACGGCATAGTCTCGGTGCGATGGACGTCCACGAGCTGCTCGCTGCGCACCCGGTCATCGACGGCCACAACGACCTGCTGTGGGAGGCGCGCGCGCAGGTGGCGTACGACTTCTCCCGGCTCGACGTGGGCGCAGGCGGGACCCCGACCCACACCGACCTCCCGCGGATGCGGGCGGGTGGGATGGGCGCGCAGTTCTGGTCGGTCTACGTCCCGACGCGTCTCACCGGCGACGCGGCCGTCAGCGCGACGCTCGAGCAGGTCGACGCCGCGCGGATGATGACCAGCCGGTACTACGACGACCTCGCCTGGGCGACCACCGCCGACGAGATCGAGGACGCCTGGGCGACCGACCGGATCGCATCGCTGATGGGCGCCGAGGGCGGGCACTCGATCAACAGCTCACTCGGCACCCTTCGCCAGATGTACGAGCTGGGCGTGCGATACCTGACGCTGACCCACAACGCGAACACCCCGTGGGCGGACTCCGCGACGGACGCGCCGGTGGCGGGCGGGCTCACGGCCTTCGGACGCGAGGTGGTCCGCGAGATGAACCGGATCGGGATGATGGTCGACCTCTCCCACGTCTCGGCCGACACGATGCGCGCGGCGCTGGAGGTCGCGGAGGCGCCGGTGATCTTCAGCCACAGCTCGGCGCGTGCGGTCACCGACAGTCCCCGCAACGCCCCCGACGACGTGCTCGAGACGATGGCGCGCGGCGGCGGCGTGTGCATGGTGACCTTCGTGCCGAAGTTCGTGAACGCGGCCTGTGCCGACCACCACCGCGAGCTGGTGACGGCCGCGGCAGCAGACGGCGTACCCGAGTCGGACGGCCTGCGGTTCGCGGCGTTCGAGGACCGCTGGCTTGAGGACCACCCCCAGCCCACCGCGACGCTGGCCGACGTGGTGGCCCACGTCGAGCACGTGCGCGAGGTGGCCGGCGTCGACCACGTCGGTCTCGGCGGCGACTACGACGGGGTCGAGACCCTGCCCGACGGGCTGGAGGACGTGTCGGCGTACCCCGCCCTGCTCTCCGCGCTCGCCGACCGCGGCTGGTCGGGCGACGACCTGGGTCGGCTCACCTGCCGCAACACCCTGCGCGTGATGCGCGAGGTCGAGTCCGTGGCCCTCGACCTGCAGGCCGAGCGCGAGCCGAGCACCGCCCGGATCGAGGACCTCGACGGGGCATGACCTCCGTCCGGCGGGCGCAGTCTGGCACGCGACCGTTTCGTCTGTTCGCGCTTCGCGGAGTGATCCATCACACCGCAAAAACGATTGGGTCGTTGTCGGAGGCAACCAATAGCCTTGTGCGGTGACCGACACCCAGATCCAGCCCGGCGCCACGCAGCCGGAGCACTCCGACAAGCTCGACAAGGGCGTCCTGATGGTGGCCGGCGTGGTCGTCCTGGGGGCGATCATGTCGATCCTCGACATCACCGTCGTCTCCGTCGCCCTCAACACCTTCCAGGAAGAGTTCAACGCCACGGCCGCCGAGGTCGCCTGGACGATGACCGCCTACACGCTCGCCCTGGCCAGCGTGATCCCGCTGACCGGCTGGGCCGCGGACCGCTTCGGCACGAAGCGCCTCTACCTCCTCGCGGTCGCGCTCTTCACCGCCGGCTCCGTGCTCTGCGCGGCGGCGACCTCGCTCGAGATGCTGGTCCTCTTCCGGGTCCTGCAGGGTCTCGGCGGCGGCATGCTGATGCCGCTCGGCATGACGATCCTGACCCGGGCCGCCGGTCCCGAGCGGGTCGGTCGCGTGATGGCCGTGCTCGGCATCCCGATGCTCCTCGGCCCGATCTTCGGCCCCATCCTCGGTGGCGCGCTGATCGAGAGCGCCTCGTGGCACTGGATCTTCCTGATCAACCTGCCCATCGGCATCGCCGCGATCGTCTACGCCTGGATCGTGCTGCCCAAGGACGACGTCGAGCCGTCGGAGACCTTCGACTGGCTGGGCATGCTGCTGCTCTCCCCGGGTCTCGCCGCGTTCCTCTTCGGCGTGAGCTCCATCCCCGAGGAGGGCACCGCGATGGCCCCCAAGGTGCTGGTCCCGATGGTCCTGGGTGCCGTCCTGATCGCCGCGTTCGTGCCCTGGGCGCTGGCCAAGCGCAACATCCACCCGCTCGTGGAGCTGCGCCTGTTCCAGAACCGCAACCTGACGGTCGCGATCATCGCGATGACGCTCTTCGCGATCGCGTTCTTCGGCGCCTCGCTGCTGTTCCCGCTCTACTTCATCCAGGTGCGCGGCGAGGGCACGCTCGCCACCGGCTGGCTGCTCGCCCCGCAGGGCGTCGGCGCGATGATCACGATGCCGATCGCCGGCATCCTGGCCGACAAGATCGGCCCCGGCAAGATCGTCCTCGTCGGCATCACGGTGATCACCGTCGGCATGGCGATGTTCACCCAGATCGGCGCCGACACGTCCTACGTCTACATCCTGGGCGCGCTCTTCATCATGGGTCTCGGCATGGGCGGCACGATGATGCCGATCATGACCGCCGCGCTCGCGACGCTGACCGCGCACAACGTGGCCCGCGGCTCGACGCTGCTCAACATCACCCAGCAGGTGGCGGCCTCCATCGGCACCGCGCTCTTCTCGGTGATCCTGACCAACGAGCTCAAGGACTCCCGGTTCGTCTCCGCCGGTGCCGCGCTCGCCGAGGCGGGCGCGGACCAGGGTGCCGTGGCCGCGGTCCTCGAGAGGTTCGGCATGTCGCAGGAGCAGCTCGCCAACATCGAGGCGCTGATCACCAGCGACATGGCCGACGCGTTCGCGACGGTCTTCATCGTCGCCACGGTCCTGGTCGCCTGCTGCCTCATCCCGGCCGCCTTCCTGCCGCGCAAGAAGGTCGCCCCGGTCGACCCGACCGCGATGATGGGTCACTGACCCGACGCCGTACGTCTCCGCGGCCCGTCCTCCTGCTCGGAGGGCGGGCCGCTGTCGTGCTCACCGGGTCAGAATGGTCTCGAGAAAGTTCGTGCAGGCTGTCGATCTCCCGGGGTCGGCGGCGACGAGGTGGTGACCGAGCCCCGAGAGGCGGGGCCGAGACAGAGAGGCACGACCATGAAGTACGTCCTGATGTACACCTCCCGCCCCGACCTGGCCGGGGAGACCGACCCCGAGGCCGCGCATGCGATCTACAAGCGGGTCTACGAGTGGTTCGGCGAGAACGCCGGCGTGATGGCCGACTCCGGCGCCGAGCTGCTCGGCGTCGAGACCGCCACCACCGTCAAGCACGACGCTGACGGCGCGGTCGTCGTCGACGGCCCGTTCAACGAGGCCAAGGAGGTCATCGGTGGGTTCAGCGTCATCGACGTGGCCGACATGGACGCCGCGATCGCGGTGGTGAAGAGCTGGCCGATGCTCGACCTGCCGGGCGTGGCGGTGGAGATCCGGCCGATGGTCGAGGACTACTCCCACATGGAGGGATGACGAGCCGGCGGCCGACCACCACGGACGACCTCCTCGCGCGGACCCTGCGCGAGGAGGCCGGCCCGCTGGTGGCCCGGCTCTCACGCCGGTTCGGCGACTTCGACCTGGCCGAGGAGTCGGTGCAGGGAGCGGTCGTCGAGGCACTGACGTCGTGGCGTCGCGACGGTCCCCCGCAGCGACCCGGCGCCTGGCTCCAGGTCGCGGCGACCCGCAACGCGATGGACGGCATGCGGCACCGCGACCGCCAGCGGGCGCTCGCCGCGCGGGCGGACGTACCGACCACCGACGAGGCCGGCGAGGGGACCGACGACCGGCTCGCGCTGCTCTTCGCCTGCTGCCACCCCGCGCTCGCTCCCGACGCCCGGCTGGCGCTCACCCTGCGTGCGGTCGTCGGCCTCACCACCCCGCAGATCGCGCGCGCGTTCCTCGTCCACGAGTCGACCCTCGCCCAGCGCATCGTCCGCGCGAAGCGGAAGATCGTCTCTGCGGGCATCGCCCTGACCGTCCCGCCGCAGGCGGACCTCACGTCCCGGCTCACCGACGTGCTGGCGGTCGTCTACGTCATGTTCAACGAGGGCTTCGTCTCGTCGACCGGTCCGGCACAGGACCGGGACCTTGCCGCCGACGCGGTCTGGCTAGCCGACGTCATCGCCACGTCGCTGCCCGACGAGGCTGAGGCGTGGGGCCTCGCCGCCCTGCTCACCATCCAGCACGCCCGCGGCCGCGCGCGGTTCGCTGACGGTGACCTGGTGCTGCTCCGCGACCAGGACCGGGACCTGTGGGACCACGACGCCATCGCCGCGGGCGAGCGGCTCATCGAGCGCGCCGCCTCGCTCCGCCAGCCCGGGCGCTACCAACTCCAGGCCGCGATCGCCGCGGTGCACGCGACCGCCGCCAGCTGGGCCGAGACCGACTGGCTCCAGATCTCCCTGCTCTACGAGGAGCTCTCTCGCCACGACCCGTCCCCGGTCGTACGCCTCAACCACGTCGTCGCGCACGCCCAGGTCGTCGGCCCCGTCGACGCCCTCGCCCGCCTCGAGACGCTCGCCGAGCCGCTCGCGGAGTACCACCTCTTCCACGCCACCCGCGCCGAGCTCCTCACGTCCGTCGGGCGCGACGACGAGGCTGCGGCGGCCAACCGGCGTGCTCTCGAGCTGACGGCGAACGATGCCGAGCGCCGGCTGCTGACCACGCGCCTCCACCGCCGACCGCTGTCGGACGGCAGCTAGCCGGGTCGCGCCGCCGCTTGCGTCATACGAACCGGGACCCATGGGTGCGGGTTCGTATGACGTGGGCGGCGACAGCCGGAGGCTGTGATCGCTGCCCCGCGGGGGGGCCGGCTCAACCCTGGGCGGCGAGGGCGAGGGGCAGCACGGCGGACGCGCCGGCCGCGCGGATCGCGGTCGCGGCGACGGTGAGGGTCCAGCCGGTCGCGACCTGGTCGTCGACGAGCAGGACGGTCGCCCCGGCGGGGACGTCGGCGTCGAGGCCACCGCGACGACGTACGGCGGCGACGCGCTGCGCGGAGTTGGACTGGCCGGCGCGCGGCGGGACGGAGGCGTCGCGGATCGCCCAGGTGCCGACGACCGGGACCTGCATCACGCGCGACAGTCCGTCGGCCAGGTCGCGCACCAGGGTGGGGCGGGTGGCCGACTCGACGACGACGATGACGTCGGGACGCGAGGTCCACTCCGGCGACCAGTCCTTCATCACGTCCATGACGGCCTGCGCGAGGCCCGGCGGCACGGGCCCGTCGGGGGTGTCCTCGCGGAACAGCGCGCGCAGTGCCTGGCCGTGGCCGAGGTCGGTGAGGCGGGCGACCGTCCGGCCGGGCTCGGCGCCGGCGGAGATCTTGCCCTTGAGGTCGAGACCGAGGTTGGACAGCGCCGTCGGCCACATGCGTCGCGGCTCGAGCACCACGCCGGGGCGGGACAGACGCTGACCTGCCTCGGCGACGGCCGCCTCGCTGACCGACGCCGAGATGGTCAGCCCGCCGCAGTTGTCGCAGCGGCCGCAGTCGGTCGCCTCGGGGTCGTCGAGCTGCTCGCGGAGGTAGCGCATCCGGCACTCGGTGGTGCGCAGGTATCCGAGCATCGCCTGCTGCTCGCGCTCGCGCGCCTCGGCGACGCGGGCGTAGCGCTCGGCGTCGTAGGACCAGGGGCGCCCGGTCGCGACCCAGCCGCCCTGCACCCGCTGCACGGCGCCGTCGACGTCGAGGACCTTGAGCATCGACTCGAGCCGGTTGCGCCCGAGCTCGACACGGGTCTCCAGGGTCGCGGTCGACAGCGCACGGTCCGACTCGGCGAGGGCGGCCAGGGTCTCGCGCACCTGCTCCTCGCGAGGGAAGCCGAGCGAGGCGAAGTAGGCCCAGATGTCGCGGTCCTCGATCTGGGGCAGCAGCACCACCGTGGCCTCGTCGGTGCCGCGGCCGGCACGACCGACCTGCTGGTAGTAGGCCACGGGCGACGCCGGCGCCCCGAGGTTGATGACGAAACCGAGGCTGGCGTC is part of the Nocardioides cavernae genome and harbors:
- a CDS encoding RecQ family ATP-dependent DNA helicase, translating into MTTTPAAPVATDDVRLSAREAAERHLRALVGRDDARLREDQWAAIEALAVDHRRALVVQRTGWGKSAVYFVATKLLREAGAGPTVIVSPLLALMRNQIAAAERAGIRAVTINSTNIDQWQPIHDQIHAGEVDVLLVSPERLNNPGFRDEVLPRLAATCGLLVVDEAHCISDWGHDFRPDYRRLRTLLAELPSGIPVLATTATANARVTDDVAEQLGVHADGTSDAAVLVQRGTLDRESLRLGVVQMKTPEQRLAWLADHLAEQPGSGIVYCLTVAATQEVAGYLRDRGLEVAAYSGQTEADERHALEQALVDGRVKALIATSALGMGFDASLGFVINLGAPASPVAYYQQVGRAGRGTDEATVVLLPQIEDRDIWAYFASLGFPREEQVRETLAALAESDRALSTATLETRVELGRNRLESMLKVLDVDGAVQRVQGGWVATGRPWSYDAERYARVAEAREREQQAMLGYLRTTECRMRYLREQLDDPEATDCGRCDNCGGLTISASVSEAAVAEAGQRLSRPGVVLEPRRMWPTALSNLGLDLKGKISAGAEPGRTVARLTDLGHGQALRALFREDTPDGPVPPGLAQAVMDVMKDWSPEWTSRPDVIVVVESATRPTLVRDLADGLSRVMQVPVVGTWAIRDASVPPRAGQSNSAQRVAAVRRRGGLDADVPAGATVLLVDDQVATGWTLTVAATAIRAAGASAVLPLALAAQG
- a CDS encoding YciI family protein, translated to MKYVLMYTSRPDLAGETDPEAAHAIYKRVYEWFGENAGVMADSGAELLGVETATTVKHDADGAVVVDGPFNEAKEVIGGFSVIDVADMDAAIAVVKSWPMLDLPGVAVEIRPMVEDYSHMEG
- a CDS encoding DEAD/DEAH box helicase: MSFVPVTGPARLLVGEPPREGSVEFTDERRTIVMPIRGALPVLGKVRDQTDVHPSVALLAGAALMGLQLVASGRFAPDPEGRHWQVAGLDAADERRIAELAASRAWDGFDEATAEGMVRGLLDAVVDTMPRTTPGRSRHRGPTPVVPPPSEPRSPDAFSDQLQQRIARIRARGRDDRPHLVSISFRVEADEEELVVGDVRLVLQVHAVDNPAHLADASELWAESGPEAAHGFGERARTHAAIALRSAADAWPVLDRLLDLRVPDEITLDSDEILSLLDGGAAALTEAGHPVMWPKYLDRDVTQRVELGRRSPSGTREEPLQDGLFGPQALFGFEWQLSLHGEELSDDEMDELARTTSPIIKLRDNWVAVDSAVIKRARKRLIRTVTPVQALAATLTGVVDIEDSPYEAVVGASLLTVRDRVREAASGELVEVPAALQAELRDYQRRGLSWLAELTGLGLGACLADDMGLGKTITLIALHLHRGGGPTLVVCPASLLGNWEAEIRRFAPGVAVRRHHGSARDLDGVTGGFVLTTYGTMRNDAALLGEVSWDLVVADEAQHIKNSRSAAARALRTIPSTARVALTGTPVENDLTELWSILDWAVPGLLGSRNAFRKVWAGPIESGLEPTKARQFADLIGPFLLRRRKSDPGVAPELPPKTETDHLLGLTREQVVLYETLVRESMRRIEEADEETRRGLVLKLLTGLKQICNHPAHFLRQPNPKLRGRSEKIELLDELVGTVMAEDGAVLVFTQYVAMARLLERHLAAAGVPHQFLHGGTPVRERDAMVARFQAGETPVFLLSLKAGGTGLNLTRADHVIHLDRWWNPAVEDQATDRAYRIGQTRPVQVHRFITQGTIEEKIAELLARKRSLADSVLSRGETALTELSDAELRDLVELRR
- a CDS encoding RNA polymerase sigma factor encodes the protein MTSRRPTTTDDLLARTLREEAGPLVARLSRRFGDFDLAEESVQGAVVEALTSWRRDGPPQRPGAWLQVAATRNAMDGMRHRDRQRALAARADVPTTDEAGEGTDDRLALLFACCHPALAPDARLALTLRAVVGLTTPQIARAFLVHESTLAQRIVRAKRKIVSAGIALTVPPQADLTSRLTDVLAVVYVMFNEGFVSSTGPAQDRDLAADAVWLADVIATSLPDEAEAWGLAALLTIQHARGRARFADGDLVLLRDQDRDLWDHDAIAAGERLIERAASLRQPGRYQLQAAIAAVHATAASWAETDWLQISLLYEELSRHDPSPVVRLNHVVAHAQVVGPVDALARLETLAEPLAEYHLFHATRAELLTSVGRDDEAAAANRRALELTANDAERRLLTTRLHRRPLSDGS
- a CDS encoding dipeptidase → MDVHELLAAHPVIDGHNDLLWEARAQVAYDFSRLDVGAGGTPTHTDLPRMRAGGMGAQFWSVYVPTRLTGDAAVSATLEQVDAARMMTSRYYDDLAWATTADEIEDAWATDRIASLMGAEGGHSINSSLGTLRQMYELGVRYLTLTHNANTPWADSATDAPVAGGLTAFGREVVREMNRIGMMVDLSHVSADTMRAALEVAEAPVIFSHSSARAVTDSPRNAPDDVLETMARGGGVCMVTFVPKFVNAACADHHRELVTAAAADGVPESDGLRFAAFEDRWLEDHPQPTATLADVVAHVEHVREVAGVDHVGLGGDYDGVETLPDGLEDVSAYPALLSALADRGWSGDDLGRLTCRNTLRVMREVESVALDLQAEREPSTARIEDLDGA
- a CDS encoding DHA2 family efflux MFS transporter permease subunit — translated: MVAGVVVLGAIMSILDITVVSVALNTFQEEFNATAAEVAWTMTAYTLALASVIPLTGWAADRFGTKRLYLLAVALFTAGSVLCAAATSLEMLVLFRVLQGLGGGMLMPLGMTILTRAAGPERVGRVMAVLGIPMLLGPIFGPILGGALIESASWHWIFLINLPIGIAAIVYAWIVLPKDDVEPSETFDWLGMLLLSPGLAAFLFGVSSIPEEGTAMAPKVLVPMVLGAVLIAAFVPWALAKRNIHPLVELRLFQNRNLTVAIIAMTLFAIAFFGASLLFPLYFIQVRGEGTLATGWLLAPQGVGAMITMPIAGILADKIGPGKIVLVGITVITVGMAMFTQIGADTSYVYILGALFIMGLGMGGTMMPIMTAALATLTAHNVARGSTLLNITQQVAASIGTALFSVILTNELKDSRFVSAGAALAEAGADQGAVAAVLERFGMSQEQLANIEALITSDMADAFATVFIVATVLVACCLIPAAFLPRKKVAPVDPTAMMGH